A window of the Nibribacter ruber genome harbors these coding sequences:
- a CDS encoding zinc dependent phospholipase C family protein, protein MRRILLLFSFLLACAASAGGWGFYAHQRINRQAVFTLPPEMIGFYKQHVAYITEQAVAPDKRRYAVPEEGARHFIDLDVYGDSAAYKLPRRWEDAVSQFTLDTLQRHGIVPWHINFMQYQLTEAFKQHDVQRILRVSAELGHYVADACVPLHTTKNYNGQFTNQRGIHGLWESRLPELWSLDYDFFLGPPQLLKNPSRTAWDIVARSNTALDSVFTFERQVTQHLPEDKKYSLEERGTTTVKVYSREFSKEYHQALQGQVERQMRLATHLVASFWYTAWVNAGQPNLKNLQPLTPEQRQQLEADKVTFQTGEHDDR, encoded by the coding sequence ATGCGAAGAATCCTGTTACTCTTCTCTTTTCTCCTGGCGTGCGCCGCGTCTGCGGGTGGCTGGGGCTTTTACGCACACCAGCGCATTAACCGGCAGGCCGTGTTCACGTTGCCGCCTGAGATGATTGGCTTCTACAAACAGCACGTGGCCTACATCACAGAACAAGCGGTAGCCCCAGACAAGCGCCGCTACGCCGTACCCGAGGAAGGGGCCCGCCACTTCATAGACCTGGATGTGTACGGTGACAGCGCCGCCTACAAGCTTCCCCGCCGCTGGGAGGACGCCGTCTCGCAATTCACGCTAGACACCCTGCAACGGCATGGCATTGTGCCCTGGCATATCAACTTCATGCAGTACCAACTCACCGAGGCCTTCAAACAGCATGACGTGCAACGCATTTTAAGAGTATCTGCAGAACTGGGCCATTACGTAGCCGATGCCTGCGTGCCCTTGCACACCACCAAGAACTACAACGGCCAGTTCACCAACCAGCGCGGCATTCACGGCCTCTGGGAAAGCCGCCTCCCCGAACTCTGGAGCCTAGACTATGATTTCTTTCTGGGACCACCACAACTCTTGAAAAACCCCAGTCGCACCGCCTGGGACATTGTGGCCCGCTCCAATACCGCCCTGGACTCAGTCTTCACCTTTGAACGGCAAGTGACCCAACATTTACCTGAGGACAAGAAATACAGCCTGGAGGAACGTGGCACCACCACCGTCAAAGTCTATTCAAGAGAGTTCAGCAAGGAATACCACCAAGCCCTGCAAGGCCAGGTAGAGCGGCAGATGCGGCTGGCCACGCACCTGGTGGCCAGCTTCTGGTACACCGCTTGGGTGAACGCCGGCCAACCCAACCTCAAGAACCTACAACCCCTCACCCCAGAACAACGCCAGCAACTAGAGGCAGACAAAGTCACCTTCCAAACCGGAGAGCATGACGACCGATGA
- a CDS encoding S41 family peptidase, producing MGEKIKNSTFQIRLPLFLGLAVALGVLLGATVFRPSASNPEGTARGYLKFREILSYIDREYVDTVNTEELSEYAISQMLEKLDPHSSYIPAKELSLAKSYLESDFDGIGVEFNIFRDTLYVIAPMSGGPSEQVGIQAGDKIIKVDNESMTGGNLTTEKVFAKLRGPRNSKVNLTVLRRGEKKPIAFTVTRRKIPSVSVDVGYMVDDQTGYIKVSRFSNGTYEEFKQQLTKLKKQGMKRLVLDLRDNPGGYLDHATRMADEFISGSKKLVYTDGKGSKYDADYYARAKGDFENGDLVVLVNEGSASASEILAGALQDHDRALIVGRRSFGKGLVQVPISLSDGGELRLTISRYYTPSGRSIQKPYSPETSEEYDNELEERYKHGEFFSQDSIKFNDSLKYKTDNGRVVYGGGGIMPDVFVPRDTMEYTNLLVELYRKNVLREYALSYYRDHKKELEKMPFPQFKASFNVTDAMVQGMLKDAGLAGVKANQQELKRSDRIIRNNIKAFVARSIYQSEGFYPVLNELDKDFQKALSSFGQARQISLGK from the coding sequence ATGGGAGAGAAAATCAAGAATTCCACGTTTCAGATACGGTTACCGCTCTTTTTGGGCCTGGCGGTAGCGTTGGGGGTGTTGCTGGGGGCTACGGTCTTCAGGCCCAGCGCCAGTAATCCAGAGGGCACGGCCCGCGGCTACCTCAAGTTCAGGGAAATCCTCAGCTACATTGACCGCGAATACGTGGACACCGTCAACACCGAGGAACTGTCTGAGTACGCCATCTCTCAGATGCTGGAAAAGCTGGACCCGCACTCGTCCTACATTCCAGCCAAAGAACTGAGCCTGGCCAAATCTTATCTGGAAAGCGATTTTGACGGCATTGGCGTGGAGTTCAACATCTTCAGAGATACGTTGTATGTGATTGCGCCCATGAGCGGAGGCCCTTCGGAACAAGTAGGGATTCAGGCGGGGGACAAGATCATCAAGGTAGACAATGAGTCCATGACCGGCGGAAACCTCACCACAGAAAAGGTCTTCGCCAAACTGCGCGGTCCGCGCAACTCCAAGGTAAACCTGACCGTTCTGCGCCGCGGCGAAAAGAAGCCGATTGCCTTTACCGTAACGCGGCGCAAGATTCCGTCGGTGTCAGTAGACGTGGGGTACATGGTGGACGACCAAACCGGGTATATTAAGGTGAGCCGCTTCTCTAACGGCACGTATGAAGAGTTCAAGCAGCAGCTCACCAAGCTCAAGAAACAAGGCATGAAGCGCCTGGTGCTGGATTTAAGAGACAACCCCGGCGGCTATTTAGACCACGCCACCCGCATGGCCGATGAATTTATTTCTGGTAGTAAAAAGCTGGTGTACACAGACGGCAAAGGCTCTAAATATGATGCTGACTACTATGCCCGCGCCAAAGGCGATTTTGAAAACGGTGACCTGGTAGTGTTGGTGAACGAAGGCAGCGCGAGCGCTTCTGAGATTCTGGCCGGGGCCTTGCAAGACCATGACCGGGCATTGATTGTGGGCAGACGTTCCTTTGGGAAAGGCCTGGTGCAGGTACCCATTTCCTTGTCAGACGGCGGGGAACTGCGCCTGACCATCTCCAGGTACTATACGCCTAGCGGCCGTTCCATCCAGAAACCGTACAGCCCCGAAACCTCAGAAGAATATGACAATGAGCTGGAGGAGCGCTACAAGCACGGCGAGTTCTTCAGCCAGGATAGCATCAAGTTCAATGACTCGCTTAAGTACAAGACAGACAATGGCCGGGTAGTGTACGGCGGCGGCGGCATCATGCCAGACGTGTTTGTGCCCAGAGACACCATGGAGTACACCAACCTGCTGGTAGAGCTGTACCGCAAAAACGTGCTGCGCGAATATGCCTTGTCTTACTACAGAGACCACAAGAAGGAGCTGGAGAAAATGCCGTTCCCGCAGTTTAAAGCCTCTTTCAACGTGACAGACGCCATGGTGCAGGGCATGCTCAAAGATGCTGGGCTGGCCGGGGTGAAGGCAAACCAACAGGAGCTGAAGCGCTCTGACAGAATCATCAGAAACAACATCAAGGCCTTTGTGGCCAGGAGCATTTACCAGTCTGAAGGCTTCTACCCGGTGCTCAATGAGCTGGACAAAGATTTCCAGAAGGCCCTGAGTTCCTTTGGGCAGGCCAGGCAGATTAGTCTGGGCAAATAA
- a CDS encoding homogentisate 1,2-dioxygenase translates to MAYYHKLGTFPHKRHTQFRQPDGSLYHEQLVGTLGFSGVSSLLYHKNPPTKITRIDEPIPYAPTKSNVQLAPYHLRPFKGESTGQDYLSARKTVLMNNDCVISICLPVEREMTYFYKNALADEIVFIHEGSGELLSQMGRLEVRAGDYVVIPRTIIHQWKWNEGPVRLLITESFSPVETVRRYRNHFGQLLEHSPYCERDIRAPHELVMDDAPGDYLVQIKKEGFLHQYHYGFSPLDVVGWDGYFYPYALSIHDFEPITGRIHQPPPVHQTFETQGFVVCSFVPRLFDYHPLAIPAPYNHSNVDSDEILYYVEGNFMSRKGVDIGSFTIHPSGLPHGPHPGTVEASIGKKETHELAVMIDTFKPLYLAVDALELLDQNYPMSWNPDVAPQAPRPADMMD, encoded by the coding sequence ATGGCATACTATCATAAATTAGGCACATTTCCACATAAACGGCACACGCAGTTCAGACAGCCAGACGGCAGCTTGTACCATGAGCAGTTGGTGGGCACGCTGGGCTTCAGCGGGGTTTCTTCGTTGCTGTACCACAAGAACCCGCCTACCAAGATCACGCGCATAGACGAGCCCATTCCCTACGCGCCCACCAAGTCCAACGTGCAGCTGGCACCCTACCACCTGCGTCCGTTCAAAGGCGAATCTACCGGCCAGGATTACCTGTCTGCGCGCAAGACCGTTTTGATGAACAATGACTGCGTGATTTCCATCTGCCTGCCCGTGGAGCGCGAGATGACGTATTTCTACAAGAATGCACTGGCAGATGAGATTGTGTTCATCCATGAAGGCTCGGGTGAGTTGCTCTCGCAGATGGGCCGCCTGGAGGTAAGAGCCGGTGACTATGTGGTCATTCCCAGAACCATCATCCACCAATGGAAATGGAACGAAGGCCCCGTGCGTCTGCTCATCACTGAGAGCTTTAGCCCGGTAGAGACGGTGCGCCGCTATAGAAACCATTTCGGGCAGTTGCTGGAACACTCACCGTACTGTGAGCGTGACATCAGAGCACCACATGAACTGGTGATGGATGACGCCCCCGGCGATTACCTGGTCCAGATTAAAAAAGAAGGCTTCCTGCACCAGTACCATTATGGGTTTTCGCCGCTGGATGTGGTGGGTTGGGACGGATATTTCTATCCGTACGCGCTGTCCATCCATGACTTTGAGCCCATTACCGGCCGCATTCACCAGCCACCTCCCGTGCACCAGACCTTTGAGACGCAGGGCTTTGTGGTCTGCTCCTTTGTGCCGCGTCTGTTTGACTACCACCCGCTGGCCATTCCGGCGCCCTACAACCACTCCAACGTAGACTCAGATGAGATTCTGTACTATGTAGAGGGCAACTTCATGAGCAGAAAAGGCGTGGACATCGGGTCGTTTACCATTCATCCCAGCGGCCTTCCGCACGGTCCGCACCCGGGCACGGTAGAAGCCAGCATCGGCAAGAAAGAAACCCATGAACTGGCCGTCATGATTGACACGTTCAAGCCTTTGTATTTGGCGGTAGATGCCTTGGAACTGCTGGATCAGAACTACCCCATGAGCTGGAACCCAGACGTAGCCCCACAGGCACCACGTCCCGCAGATATGATGGATTAG
- a CDS encoding Imm27 family immunity protein has product MASVEMEIRSDENALIGKWTMHGTQVSLDEVSLRISQLIEKHLVKLGTDPSGWNVLFKDPKDGRFWELSYPESHLQGGGPPALRHLPEADVKANYKTVIGK; this is encoded by the coding sequence ATGGCCTCTGTAGAGATGGAAATAAGAAGTGATGAGAATGCTTTAATTGGCAAATGGACAATGCATGGCACACAAGTTTCTTTAGACGAGGTTTCGCTCAGAATTAGCCAACTCATAGAAAAGCATCTGGTAAAGCTAGGAACTGACCCTAGCGGTTGGAATGTGCTTTTCAAAGATCCAAAGGATGGCAGGTTTTGGGAATTGAGTTATCCAGAAAGTCATTTGCAAGGTGGAGGTCCGCCGGCCTTACGGCATCTTCCTGAGGCAGATGTTAAAGCAAACTATAAGACCGTTATTGGAAAATGA
- a CDS encoding co-chaperone GroES gives MPKNTPQSKLRKLIVVGDRLLIQPKSTREQTKSGLFLPPGVQEKEKVQEGYVMKVGPGYPIPADYGLEDEMWSAAEKEAVRYIPLQAHEGDLAIYLQRDAVEINYHGDKYFIVPQSAVLLLEREED, from the coding sequence ATGCCCAAGAACACGCCTCAAAGCAAGCTGCGGAAGTTGATAGTGGTGGGAGACCGGTTGCTCATTCAACCCAAGTCTACCAGAGAACAAACCAAGAGCGGGTTGTTTCTGCCGCCCGGCGTTCAGGAGAAAGAGAAAGTGCAGGAAGGCTACGTGATGAAGGTGGGGCCCGGCTATCCCATTCCGGCAGACTACGGGCTGGAGGATGAGATGTGGAGCGCAGCGGAGAAGGAGGCCGTGCGCTACATTCCCTTGCAGGCCCATGAGGGAGACCTGGCCATTTACCTGCAGCGCGATGCCGTTGAAATCAACTACCACGGCGATAAATATTTCATTGTGCCCCAGAGCGCGGTGCTTTTACTAGAGCGCGAAGAAGACTAA
- a CDS encoding DUF3566 domain-containing protein: MLKTVRLRRINVWQAAKIAAIIYLLLFAVIFIPLGLFMTALPTPDTGVDSGVWQAFGTAFFFVAPLLYAFFGFIFTAIACAVYNLVAGWTGGIEIQTESVATDPDLYQ; this comes from the coding sequence ATGCTGAAAACGGTACGCCTCCGCAGAATCAACGTCTGGCAAGCAGCTAAAATAGCAGCCATCATCTATTTGCTCCTTTTCGCTGTAATTTTCATTCCCCTAGGTTTGTTCATGACCGCCCTGCCCACCCCAGACACGGGAGTAGACTCAGGAGTTTGGCAAGCCTTCGGGACGGCCTTCTTCTTTGTGGCGCCTCTCTTGTATGCGTTCTTCGGGTTTATCTTCACGGCCATTGCGTGCGCGGTCTACAACCTGGTGGCCGGCTGGACGGGCGGCATAGAAATCCAAACCGAGTCTGTCGCCACAGACCCAGACCTTTACCAATAA
- the hemN gene encoding oxygen-independent coproporphyrinogen III oxidase: MASAALLQKYNVPVPRYTSYPTVPFWGNQLPANEDWQKVLLQTFAATNQQEGISLYLHLPFCESLCTYCGCNKRITKNHGVEPIYLKAILQEWDRYKALLPQKPVIREIHLGGGTPTFFSPEHLTHLIESLLMDCEVHPDHEFSFEGHPNNTTLEHLEALYKVGFRRVSYGVQDLSEKVQIAIHRIQPLENLVRATEQARAVGYTSINYDLIYGLPFQTLESIENTFQEVIALQPDRIAYYSYAHVPWKEKSQRAYSEEDLPKDAEKLALYQLGTRLLLEAGYQDVGMDHFAFPEEALCVAQQEERLHRNFMGYTTNQTQLMIGLGVSSISDLGKGYMQNVKTVEEYYALLAMGEWPQFKGYLLTEQDVQLRRHILNIACHGKTSWSGTASQALVEQTIFPALQDLAQDGLINLTSSDLKLTALGRNFLRSVCAAFDMYLQAPVAGVEQKPMFSQAV; the protein is encoded by the coding sequence ATGGCTTCTGCTGCTTTGCTTCAAAAATACAACGTGCCCGTGCCGCGGTACACCAGCTATCCTACCGTGCCCTTCTGGGGAAACCAACTGCCGGCCAATGAAGACTGGCAGAAGGTGCTGCTGCAGACCTTTGCCGCCACTAACCAACAAGAAGGCATTAGCCTGTACCTGCATCTGCCTTTCTGCGAGAGCCTGTGCACGTACTGCGGATGCAACAAGCGCATCACCAAGAACCACGGCGTGGAGCCCATCTACCTGAAGGCCATTTTGCAGGAATGGGACCGTTACAAAGCGTTGCTTCCTCAGAAGCCCGTCATCAGAGAGATTCACCTGGGCGGTGGCACGCCTACGTTCTTCAGCCCAGAGCATTTAACTCATTTAATTGAAAGCCTGCTGATGGATTGCGAGGTGCACCCAGACCACGAGTTCAGTTTTGAGGGCCACCCCAATAACACCACGCTAGAACATTTAGAGGCTTTGTACAAAGTAGGCTTCCGGCGCGTGAGCTACGGCGTGCAGGACCTCTCTGAAAAAGTGCAGATAGCCATTCACCGGATTCAGCCGCTGGAGAACCTGGTGCGGGCCACTGAGCAGGCCCGGGCCGTGGGGTACACCTCCATCAACTATGATTTGATTTACGGGCTGCCGTTCCAGACCCTGGAGAGCATTGAGAACACCTTCCAGGAAGTGATAGCCCTCCAACCTGACCGCATTGCCTACTACAGTTACGCCCACGTTCCCTGGAAAGAAAAATCGCAGCGCGCTTATTCTGAAGAGGACCTGCCCAAAGACGCTGAGAAACTGGCTTTGTACCAACTGGGCACGCGGTTATTGTTAGAAGCCGGTTACCAGGATGTGGGGATGGACCATTTCGCGTTCCCAGAGGAGGCCCTGTGCGTGGCTCAGCAGGAAGAACGTCTGCATCGTAATTTCATGGGCTACACTACCAACCAGACTCAGCTCATGATTGGCTTGGGCGTGTCTTCCATCAGTGACCTGGGCAAAGGCTACATGCAGAACGTGAAGACCGTGGAAGAGTATTACGCCCTGTTGGCCATGGGCGAGTGGCCCCAGTTCAAGGGCTATCTTCTTACGGAGCAAGACGTTCAACTACGCCGTCATATCCTGAACATTGCCTGCCACGGCAAGACCTCGTGGTCTGGTACGGCCTCGCAGGCGCTGGTGGAACAGACCATTTTCCCGGCGTTGCAAGACCTGGCGCAGGATGGTCTCATAAACCTCACCTCTTCTGATTTGAAACTGACTGCCTTAGGACGGAATTTCCTGAGATCTGTGTGTGCCGCGTTTGATATGTATTTGCAGGCGCCTGTTGCCGGTGTAGAGCAGAAACCTATGTTTAGTCAGGCAGTGTAA
- a CDS encoding CopD family protein has translation MSFLYLKSLHIIFVVTWFAGLFYIVRLFVYYAETAQKPEPEKSILQTQFALMQKRLWYGITWPSAVLTVIMGLSLLHYYPEIPGWLWAKLGFVAGLLAYHLYCHRIFQQHQRGEIQQSSTQLRIWNEVATLFLVAIVFLVVMKSGLNATWGVVGFIGLSVVLMLAILAYKKLRKA, from the coding sequence ATGAGCTTTCTGTACCTCAAATCCCTTCATATCATTTTTGTGGTGACCTGGTTTGCCGGCCTCTTCTACATTGTGCGCCTGTTTGTGTACTACGCAGAGACGGCCCAGAAACCAGAACCCGAAAAATCCATTCTACAAACCCAGTTTGCCTTGATGCAGAAGCGCCTGTGGTACGGCATCACCTGGCCGTCTGCCGTGTTAACCGTCATCATGGGCCTGAGCCTGCTGCATTACTACCCCGAGATCCCCGGCTGGCTCTGGGCTAAGCTGGGCTTTGTGGCCGGGCTGTTGGCCTATCACCTCTACTGCCATCGCATCTTCCAACAACACCAGCGCGGTGAAATCCAACAATCCTCCACCCAACTCAGAATCTGGAACGAAGTAGCCACCCTCTTCCTGGTAGCCATCGTCTTCTTGGTGGTCATGAAAAGCGGCCTGAACGCCACTTGGGGCGTAGTAGGGTTCATTGGCCTCTCAGTGGTCTTAATGCTAGCCATCCTGGCCTACAAGAAGCTGAGAAAAGCGTAA
- a CDS encoding metallophosphoesterase family protein — MPHLYRLCGWLLLLALLPSCDLIDYHPYAGNIDYQGLTQKNLQRIKEIEATYDPATPLRFAFTGDTQGYYEETEDMIADMNRRNLAFVLHAGDLTNYAFTDEFERMHMALSKLNVPYMTVVGNHDCLGEGKKLYQRMYGPFDYSFTFGPNKFIFLNTNFLEFDDKVPDVTWLEQELKNAEGTPNKFVISHMAPNNSEANPNKEQKYASLMRQYNVKMSMHGHTHNYRYEQLYNDGIPYLTVDAAIKRSYMLVTVVGDIVTLERIHF, encoded by the coding sequence ATGCCACACCTTTACCGGTTATGCGGCTGGCTGCTTCTCTTAGCGCTTCTCCCCTCTTGTGACCTCATAGACTACCACCCATATGCGGGCAACATAGACTACCAGGGCCTCACCCAGAAGAATCTTCAAAGAATCAAAGAAATTGAGGCGACGTATGACCCTGCCACTCCCCTGCGCTTCGCGTTTACGGGAGATACCCAGGGCTATTATGAGGAGACCGAGGACATGATCGCTGACATGAATCGCCGCAACCTTGCCTTTGTGCTGCACGCCGGCGACCTGACCAACTATGCTTTCACAGACGAGTTTGAGCGCATGCACATGGCCTTGTCTAAGCTCAACGTGCCGTATATGACCGTAGTGGGCAACCATGACTGCCTGGGCGAAGGCAAAAAACTCTACCAGCGCATGTACGGCCCCTTTGACTACTCCTTCACGTTTGGCCCCAACAAATTCATCTTCCTGAACACCAACTTCCTGGAGTTTGACGACAAGGTGCCCGATGTGACCTGGCTGGAGCAAGAACTGAAGAACGCCGAAGGCACGCCCAACAAATTCGTCATCTCGCACATGGCGCCCAACAACTCAGAGGCCAACCCCAACAAAGAACAGAAATACGCCAGCCTTATGCGCCAGTACAACGTGAAGATGTCCATGCACGGCCACACGCACAACTACCGCTATGAGCAGCTCTACAATGACGGCATTCCCTACCTGACCGTAGACGCCGCCATCAAGCGCAGCTACATGCTGGTCACCGTGGTGGGTGACATTGTCACCTTAGAGCGAATTCACTTCTAG
- a CDS encoding T9SS type A sorting domain-containing protein has protein sequence MKITQQQRQVGLSSALLFFFGALLYMASFLPGPLHPSAYSSKKGTGKIGVDARAARLHKQGSIGTPENPNARSEYEFERLKDPKTGRIPENIRERELDFASHIPTAEQVLRQKNPYSRMASANWSRRGPYNVGGRTRAFAFDVTNENVLLAGGVSGGMWRSTNGGNSWAKVTEANELQSVTTVAQDKRPGKTNIWYYGTGELLGNSASKVGASYYGNGMFKSVDNGVTWNPLTTTQVPNNTAFYNVFEFVYRVATGVSTTMDEVYAALPGVIMRSTNGGSTWNPVLGFGKETQDFAKSSYFTDITVSPSGVKYAGMSQYASGNGSSLTKGAFRSTDGVTWTDITPTTWPATYERMVMDVSKSNENIVYFFVYVENASGAETPNLWKYEYLSGTGAGAGGTWTNLSANIPMLGGKSGDLSLQGGYNMVVKVKPDNPNVVILGGTNLYISTNGYTSTSATKKIGGYTVTNANYSLYPSHHPDQHEVAFSLTSPSRVYSAHDGGISKTTNVLASEVEWASLNRGYLTTQFYTVAMDLNTTDNFIVGGLQDNGSWSTETTAETSIWEEVLGGDGAFTAVTAHSLLVSVQNGTIYRFIFGEDGLYTGQYSRVDPPKATGYLFINPYNIDPNNEQTMYLPAGDTLWRNKNIDALPRGGSQSATGWEVIAALNTNEVISAVGVSKVPANMVYFGTRGGKLYRIQDGLATTPSKIDVTGINFPSGNIGCIAVDPRDANKVVVAFTNYGIISLYATENGGASWTPVAGNLEQNPNGSGNGPSTRWVSILPSRNGNLKYFVGTSTGLYATSQLNGDNTTWVQEGANSIGQVPVDMVISRTTDDLVVVGTHGNGVYSARYDGPLASADEVELATQVGLGNSYPNPFRKGSLTTIPFTLEKAAQVNLTVFDLTGRAVATLVNGKLTSGRHVATWNGAGTGKQSLPTGTYLYQLTVDGKRETKRVVFVK, from the coding sequence ATGAAAATTACGCAGCAGCAACGGCAGGTTGGCCTATCCAGCGCCTTGCTATTCTTCTTTGGAGCCCTTCTGTACATGGCCTCCTTCTTGCCAGGGCCGCTACACCCGAGCGCTTACTCTTCAAAAAAAGGAACCGGCAAGATTGGCGTTGACGCCAGGGCCGCAAGACTTCACAAACAGGGCTCCATTGGCACCCCAGAAAACCCCAATGCCCGTTCAGAATATGAGTTTGAGCGCCTCAAAGACCCAAAAACTGGCAGAATACCTGAGAACATAAGAGAGCGGGAGCTGGATTTTGCGTCCCATATTCCTACGGCAGAGCAGGTTCTTCGGCAGAAAAACCCTTATTCCCGCATGGCATCGGCTAACTGGAGCCGCCGCGGACCTTACAACGTGGGCGGCCGCACGAGAGCCTTTGCCTTTGACGTGACCAATGAGAACGTTCTCTTGGCAGGCGGCGTGTCTGGCGGTATGTGGCGAAGCACCAACGGCGGTAACTCCTGGGCAAAAGTGACCGAGGCTAATGAACTGCAAAGCGTGACCACCGTGGCGCAGGACAAAAGACCCGGCAAAACCAACATCTGGTACTATGGAACCGGTGAACTCTTGGGCAACTCCGCCAGCAAGGTGGGAGCCAGCTATTACGGCAACGGCATGTTCAAGTCTGTGGACAACGGCGTGACCTGGAATCCCTTAACCACCACCCAAGTGCCCAACAACACAGCTTTTTACAACGTGTTTGAGTTTGTGTACCGCGTGGCAACGGGTGTCTCCACCACCATGGATGAAGTGTATGCGGCCCTTCCGGGCGTAATCATGCGCTCCACCAACGGAGGTAGCACCTGGAACCCGGTCCTTGGTTTCGGAAAAGAGACCCAGGATTTTGCCAAAAGCTCTTACTTTACAGACATTACAGTGTCTCCTTCTGGGGTGAAGTACGCCGGCATGAGCCAGTATGCATCTGGCAACGGTAGTTCTCTCACCAAAGGCGCCTTCCGGTCTACGGACGGCGTTACCTGGACAGACATTACCCCAACCACTTGGCCTGCCACCTATGAGCGTATGGTCATGGATGTGTCTAAGTCCAATGAGAACATTGTCTACTTCTTTGTATATGTAGAAAATGCCTCTGGCGCTGAGACTCCTAACCTTTGGAAATATGAGTACCTGTCTGGCACCGGCGCCGGTGCGGGCGGAACCTGGACCAACCTGAGCGCCAACATTCCCATGCTGGGCGGCAAGTCTGGTGACTTGAGTCTGCAGGGCGGCTACAACATGGTGGTGAAGGTGAAGCCAGACAACCCCAACGTAGTGATTCTGGGAGGAACCAACCTTTACATTTCTACCAACGGCTATACTTCTACCTCGGCCACCAAGAAAATTGGCGGCTATACTGTTACCAACGCCAACTACTCTCTATACCCATCTCACCATCCAGATCAGCACGAGGTAGCTTTTTCACTTACTTCTCCTTCGCGCGTGTACTCTGCGCATGACGGTGGCATTAGCAAGACAACCAATGTGCTGGCTTCTGAAGTGGAGTGGGCTTCTTTGAACCGCGGTTACCTCACCACTCAGTTTTATACCGTAGCCATGGACCTGAACACCACCGACAACTTTATTGTGGGAGGCCTGCAGGACAACGGAAGCTGGTCAACAGAAACCACGGCAGAGACCAGTATCTGGGAAGAAGTACTGGGCGGCGACGGTGCTTTCACCGCTGTGACGGCGCACTCCTTGCTGGTCTCTGTGCAGAACGGTACCATCTACCGCTTCATTTTCGGCGAGGATGGTTTATACACCGGCCAGTACAGCCGTGTAGATCCGCCTAAGGCCACCGGTTACTTGTTCATCAACCCGTACAACATTGATCCGAACAACGAGCAGACCATGTACCTACCGGCCGGTGACACCCTATGGCGCAACAAGAACATTGATGCCCTGCCAAGAGGCGGCAGCCAGTCGGCCACGGGCTGGGAGGTGATTGCGGCTCTCAATACCAATGAGGTGATTTCTGCCGTGGGCGTGAGCAAAGTGCCTGCCAACATGGTGTACTTTGGCACCAGAGGCGGCAAGCTGTATAGAATACAAGATGGCTTGGCAACAACGCCTTCTAAAATTGACGTGACCGGCATCAACTTCCCATCTGGGAACATTGGTTGTATTGCCGTAGATCCCCGTGACGCCAACAAAGTAGTGGTAGCCTTTACCAACTACGGCATTATTAGTTTGTACGCCACAGAAAACGGCGGAGCTTCCTGGACCCCGGTGGCGGGTAACCTGGAGCAGAACCCTAACGGCTCGGGCAACGGTCCTTCTACCCGCTGGGTAAGCATCTTGCCAAGCAGAAACGGTAACCTGAAGTATTTTGTGGGCACCAGCACCGGATTGTACGCCACCTCGCAGCTGAATGGAGACAACACCACCTGGGTGCAGGAGGGCGCCAACTCTATTGGACAGGTGCCGGTAGACATGGTGATCAGCAGAACCACAGATGACCTGGTGGTAGTAGGGACCCACGGAAACGGTGTGTACAGCGCTCGCTATGACGGTCCTCTGGCCTCTGCAGATGAAGTGGAACTGGCTACGCAAGTAGGCTTGGGCAATAGCTATCCAAACCCATTCCGGAAGGGGTCTTTGACTACCATTCCGTTTACCCTGGAGAAAGCCGCCCAGGTGAATCTGACCGTCTTTGACTTAACCGGAAGAGCCGTGGCTACTCTGGTGAATGGCAAGCTGACCTCGGGTAGACATGTTGCCACCTGGAACGGTGCCGGCACCGGTAAGCAGAGCCTGCCTACGGGTACGTACTTGTATCAACTCACCGTTGATGGCAAGCGGGAAACCAAGCGCGTGGTCTTTGTTAAATAA